From Chromohalobacter canadensis, one genomic window encodes:
- a CDS encoding nitrite/sulfite reductase, translated as MYRYDTYDQTLVDERVAQFRDQMRRYLEGKISDEEFLPLRVQNGLYVQRYAPMLRIAIPYGMLASYQLRKLGEIAARYDRGYGHFTTRTNLQLNWPKLEDVPDILADLASVQMHAIQTSGNDIRNTTTDQFSGIASDEDVDPRPWCELIRQWSTFHPEFAYLPRKFKIAVTGAEEDRAAIQVHDVGLRFWRNEAGEVRVKVLAGGGLGRTPMIGSVMCDDLPWQHLLTYLEAILRVYNQYGRRDNKFKARIKILVKALGIDEFRRRAEAEWAHLKDGPQTLTDEAISAVTSHFVEPPRRDVAEDAIQAYDRLRGENRAFARFVTNNVTDHKVPGYKAVTLSLKRHDHSPGDVTSEDMAAVADLADEFSYGELRVTHEQNLVLTDVPVDRMEDLWQRLETLGMANPTVGTLADLICCPGGDYCSLANAKSIPVAQEIQERFENLDFLYDLGPLELNISGCMNACGHHHVGHIGILGVDKKGEEYYQISLGGSQGNESSLGKILGPSFYREDVTDVIDKLLKVYVGERTPDETFLDTYRRIGLKPFKEHVYA; from the coding sequence ATGTATCGGTACGACACGTACGACCAAACGCTCGTAGACGAGCGCGTCGCCCAGTTCCGCGACCAGATGCGCCGCTATCTCGAAGGCAAGATCAGCGACGAGGAATTTCTACCGCTGCGCGTGCAGAATGGCCTTTATGTCCAGCGCTATGCGCCGATGCTGCGTATTGCCATTCCATACGGCATGCTGGCCTCCTATCAACTGCGCAAGCTGGGCGAGATCGCCGCACGCTACGATCGCGGCTATGGCCATTTCACCACGCGCACCAATCTGCAACTGAACTGGCCGAAACTCGAGGACGTACCGGACATCCTGGCCGACCTGGCTAGCGTGCAGATGCATGCTATCCAGACCAGCGGCAACGACATCCGTAATACCACGACCGATCAGTTCTCCGGCATCGCCAGCGACGAAGATGTCGATCCGCGCCCTTGGTGCGAACTCATTCGTCAGTGGTCGACCTTCCACCCCGAGTTCGCCTACCTGCCGCGCAAGTTCAAGATCGCAGTGACTGGTGCCGAAGAAGACCGCGCGGCCATCCAGGTGCACGACGTAGGCCTGCGCTTCTGGCGCAACGAAGCTGGCGAGGTACGCGTCAAGGTACTGGCTGGCGGCGGTCTGGGTCGCACGCCGATGATCGGCAGCGTGATGTGTGACGACTTGCCGTGGCAACACCTGCTGACGTATCTCGAAGCGATCCTGCGCGTCTACAACCAATACGGTCGACGCGACAACAAGTTCAAGGCGCGCATCAAGATTCTGGTCAAAGCATTGGGCATCGACGAGTTCCGGCGTCGTGCCGAGGCGGAATGGGCGCATCTCAAGGATGGCCCCCAGACGCTGACCGACGAGGCGATCTCCGCCGTGACCAGCCACTTTGTCGAGCCGCCCCGTCGTGATGTCGCCGAGGACGCCATTCAGGCTTATGATCGCCTGCGTGGGGAAAACCGTGCCTTCGCCCGCTTCGTGACCAACAATGTCACCGACCACAAGGTCCCCGGTTACAAGGCCGTGACGCTATCGCTCAAGCGTCACGACCATTCGCCCGGCGACGTGACCTCCGAAGACATGGCCGCCGTCGCGGACCTGGCCGACGAATTCAGTTATGGCGAGCTGCGCGTCACGCACGAGCAAAATCTGGTGCTGACCGATGTGCCGGTGGATCGCATGGAAGACCTCTGGCAGCGGCTTGAGACGCTGGGCATGGCCAACCCCACCGTGGGCACCCTGGCCGACCTGATCTGCTGCCCCGGTGGCGATTACTGCTCACTGGCCAATGCCAAGTCGATCCCGGTTGCCCAGGAAATTCAGGAACGCTTCGAAAACCTCGACTTTCTGTATGATCTGGGACCGCTGGAGCTCAACATCTCCGGCTGCATGAACGCTTGCGGACACCACCACGTGGGGCATATCGGCATTCTCGGCGTCGACAAGAAAGGCGAGGAGTACTATCAGATCTCGCTGGGCGGGAGCCAGGGCAACGAATCGTCGCTGGGCAAGATTCTCGGCCCCTCCTTCTACCGTGAAGATGTGACCGACGTGATCGATAAGCTGCTGAAGGTCTACGTCGGGGAGCGCACGCCCGATGAAACGTTCCTCGATACCTACCGGCGCATCGGCCTGAAGCCTTTCAAGGAGCATGTCTATGCCTGA
- a CDS encoding DUF934 domain-containing protein — protein MPEQPRTLIADRRVQDDDWVLSAEDAPRPENGRVIVPLVEWQEAPGDDLAPLLASDTELTPELAEQLLDAPLVAIDFPKFTDGRGYSIARLLRERYGYRGQIRAVGDVLIDQLYYMSRCGFDAFSLREDQVVEDALNALDTFSLSYQPGIDTPEPLFRRRMRESA, from the coding sequence ATGCCTGAGCAGCCACGCACTCTGATTGCCGATCGCCGCGTCCAGGACGATGACTGGGTACTGTCCGCGGAGGATGCACCACGCCCCGAGAACGGGCGGGTCATCGTCCCGCTGGTGGAGTGGCAGGAAGCGCCCGGCGACGACCTCGCACCGCTGCTGGCCAGCGATACCGAGCTCACACCCGAGCTCGCCGAGCAACTGCTCGATGCGCCGCTGGTTGCCATCGACTTTCCCAAGTTCACCGATGGCCGTGGCTATAGCATCGCGCGGTTGTTGCGAGAACGGTATGGGTATCGCGGCCAGATCCGCGCAGTTGGGGATGTGCTGATCGATCAGTTGTATTACATGTCCCGGTGCGGCTTCGACGCCTTCTCGCTGCGTGAGGACCAGGTCGTCGAAGATGCGCTCAACGCTCTCGACACGTTCAGCCTCAGCTATCAGCCCGGCATCGACACGCCGGAACCCCTGTTCAGACGGCGTATGCGCGAAAGCGCCTGA
- the smrA gene encoding DNA endonuclease SmrA, translating into MSQHMRDDLFRQALGEDVQPLTKGRDKADVEHSPSAPSEAQLARRAQAEADDKESNFLSDEFVDLIGPADPIEYRRDGIQIGVLERLRHGGYAPEASLHLQKKPLEVCRRELFRFIRDAREHDLRCVLVVHGRSKEAEGQANIVRSYIGKWLAQFDDVQAYVSAHKSHGGLGATYAMLRKSERARARNRERQQKRRG; encoded by the coding sequence ATGAGCCAGCACATGCGAGACGATCTATTTCGGCAGGCGTTAGGGGAAGACGTTCAGCCCTTGACTAAAGGCCGCGACAAGGCGGACGTTGAACATTCTCCCTCCGCTCCTTCAGAGGCTCAATTGGCTCGCCGCGCTCAGGCTGAGGCCGATGACAAAGAGAGCAATTTCTTATCCGATGAATTCGTCGACCTGATAGGGCCGGCCGATCCCATTGAGTACCGCCGGGACGGCATTCAGATAGGCGTGCTCGAGCGTTTACGTCATGGCGGTTATGCTCCGGAAGCGTCTTTACACTTGCAAAAGAAGCCGCTTGAGGTGTGCCGCCGCGAACTGTTTCGATTCATACGAGACGCGCGAGAGCATGATCTGCGCTGTGTCTTGGTCGTTCATGGCCGCAGCAAGGAAGCCGAAGGACAGGCGAATATCGTACGCTCGTACATCGGTAAATGGCTGGCGCAATTCGACGACGTGCAGGCTTATGTCTCGGCGCATAAAAGCCACGGTGGTTTGGGCGCTACCTATGCCATGTTGCGGAAGTCGGAGCGTGCTCGCGCCAGAAATCGCGAACGCCAGCAGAAACGGCGAGGGTAG
- a CDS encoding gamma-glutamylcyclotransferase family protein translates to MRWVYRIGLLAVIAIVLGFGYLWYTFQSPYGYEAPDNPPIMDRRLEHHRVFVYGTLRYAPIRWLVMGRAGTATPATLRGYTRDELDISPAPNEQVDGYTLSVTSDELKRLDRYEHLGERYRRVNVKLDNGQSAWVYRRL, encoded by the coding sequence ATGCGCTGGGTCTATAGAATCGGGCTTCTCGCCGTGATCGCTATCGTCCTCGGGTTCGGCTATCTCTGGTACACCTTCCAGAGTCCCTATGGCTATGAAGCACCAGACAATCCGCCAATCATGGATCGTCGTCTCGAGCATCACAGAGTGTTCGTCTATGGCACCCTGCGTTATGCTCCGATCCGCTGGTTGGTCATGGGACGTGCCGGCACCGCAACACCCGCCACGCTCCGAGGTTATACCCGAGATGAGCTGGATATTTCACCGGCGCCTAACGAGCAGGTCGATGGATATACCCTTTCGGTCACAAGCGATGAGCTCAAACGTTTGGACCGATACGAACATTTAGGGGAGCGTTATCGGCGTGTAAACGTCAAACTCGATAACGGGCAAAGTGCTTGGGTCTATCGACGTTTATGA